The following is a genomic window from Pyricularia oryzae 70-15 chromosome 5, whole genome shotgun sequence.
TTGGTGGCAGGCGGCTTATTAGGCACCGGAGTGGAGAATGGATCTGTAGATATGCTGGAAAAGGGGCGTTTTGAGTTATCGTTGAGTGGTGCTGATGGGGACTGATGTTCGGAAGATTCTCGCCTTGGTCCGCCTGCAAAGTCCAAAATGTCGCTCGCTGTCAAACCTTGATTTCCCAGCTTGCCTTCGATGGAGTTGATCCGGTCGGCCAACTCTTTGATATAACTAAGGACGTTCCCCAAGTTAGATGACCTGTGCGATCGAAACCAAGTGACCATCTGGCCTACTTACCCCTTACTGGGACCTCGCTTCTGAGGAATACGGCTAAAGTCACAGCGTATTTGAGACCGGCGACAGTTTGAGCATGCAGTCTCGCCCGTCTCCGATATTGCATCACATTTGACTTTTTTACGACGACATTCGTCACATGCCCTTGACACTTTTGAGCGCTTCCTCGGCGGCACACCATTGTCCGGAGAACCAGCATACATCTGCAATTGCGCCGGCATGTGCATCTGAGACTGCTGAGGCCCGTCGACATATGGAGGTTGCATGGGGGATTGGATATGTGGCTGGTGCGGATGTGGTTGCGCCATGATCTGCTGTTGGTTCATCTGACCATTCATATGGTGGTGGTTATGATTATCCATGGGAAGCCCCTGATGCTGATGAGGAGGCATCTGATGTGGTGCGCCCTCATGGTGGGGAGTCATGGGGAGAACATGTTCGTGCATATTCCCTTGCTCGTTTAGGGTGGTAGCATCTTCCATCTGCACATCTTGCCCCTCTGTTGGTGCATGCGGATCATGCACCTGGTCAGGGCTGTCGCCATTTTGAATATGCTGATGCTGCGGGGCATGGTTTTCGGCCAGTTCCTCAAGAGCAGCGGCAGCTTGCTGCTGAGGCCCCAACAAAGGCTGCTGGGGATCTTCTGAAGCAACGTCCGGAACTTCCGGGTCAGGGCCTGGTGCTTCAGGCGGAGGAGCTATGGGCTCCTCCCTGGGCGCGACAGCCTCATCGACACTATTCCCAGGTTCAACGTGTGCTTGTGGCTCAAAGTCATCCCTTGGTTGCGGCGCATCCACGCCATTCACTCCACTTTCATCAACCGCTATGGTCTGTATCATTGGCGCGAGGCTGGTGCCGAGCTGTGCGACGAGTTGAAGATCATCGACATTGCGCTGCTGGGGATCTTGGTCGGACGGTGCGGGAGCTTCGGGATCGGCCCTCAGTTGCGTCTGCTCGGTCTGATGGTCGAGGGAAGACACGTCGAACTTGGACTCGTCATAGTCGCACGCGACGGTCGCAACGTCTGGCTCCGGCAGCGAAGATTGATGAAGCAGGATGTTGTCGACGTCTGACTCTAGCGCTGGCTTCTCCATCGAGGAGCCCGGTCGACAATGCGACGCAGGGAATGGATGACCGCTATGCGGATGTCAGAATTCTGTTTTCCAACGTTGGTTTCCTTCCACCTCCCCCCCGTTTCTTTGAAAAGACCCGTCGCGCCCGACAGTGTCGCACAACGTCGTCTGAAGCTTGACTCGATCGCAAGATGCCATACAGGGTCAAAAAAGATCACTATTGGTAGAACGGCCAAAAAGCCAATCGCATCAGTAAGGAAACCCCCCCTCTATTGGGATGATTTTTTCAAAGGCATGTTGCATATTGTATGGATGTATCTGATTTTCTATGTGACAAAATATCATGTCTGCCATCGACTAGACTATTAACAAAGATCGGTCCACGGGAGAATATCACGACGAAGAGTTGGAATGAAGGCAGCATTGGTatggtaggcaaggtagtaAGGGAGATGATGTGATGATGGATGGGATATGTAAGGTAGGTGATACAATTGGGAATTGTATGTAGCTCCTAGGAGCTCAATTGATTGAAAACGCTCAACGTACCTAAGGTGCAAGGGCAAGCAACCACGTTGTTCCGAAGCGAAGAATTCCTTGGGCTTGTCCACGGATCAGGAAGAACCAGACTGCCGAACGGAATGGTGTTCATGCAGCCAGCAAGCCCAGACGCAAGGACGGATTTTTTCTTGCGGCACAGCATTATTGAATTTTCCGAGCCTTACCCTATTGGTGCAGCTCCAGAAAGCTCAAGTGGCTTAGATTACATAAGCCGGAAGCGGATACGATACGACTGGGAATAACGCCAAGCACCCACCACCTCCTGACGGAGAGATGTAGTCAAGATGATGAGATTATCAGTAGCCAAACAAAACCTCAGATTGTTTAATTCCACCAACGGAGTAGTTACTCAATCCCACCAACGGAGTAGTTACTCAATCCCCTTTGCCTTTCCTTTCGCTTCTCAAAAAAGTACCTACCGGTACACTCTCTTTTATTCCCTGTGACCCTCTACATCGTCTGGTTGTTCCGATACCACGACTAGATCCAGTGGATTTATTCTTTAGGTAATTATAGTTATACTAGAATCATATGTTGCCTTTTTtatgcgtttttttttttttgtttgttatcATTTTGTCCCAATCACCCAGAACTTTGACTAGAGCTAGTTTCTCTTTGCTGAAACTCCTTTTCTTCGTCCCTCTTAGCCCGCAACTCCTCCGACAACTTCATCACCAGCTTGGCGTGTATCCATTCAGCCTCATCCTGCCTCCCCATCAGGGGACTTCGAGATCCGATCCAGCTCCAGCTGCCAGGTTTATCGGATATTTCTTCGTCTTTGCTTGTACGCCGTCCGTTTTCCCCAGATTCATTGCCGTGCATCTCCTTCCGACCCAAGTGCggtgggtggtggtggtggtcgcGCGCATGTGGCTGTGCCTGGCGATGAATCTCTGGGTTGCTCTCATCCTCGCCGATCAGGCGTAGGTACCAGGCCCACTCGACAAAGCTGTATGTTTTCGTCGGCTTTTGTTTCATATGCTTGGCAACGCGCGCGATTTCATCAATGAGCACAACATGATAAGCGGCACGGCTTGTGGGAAGGTCTTTTGGGAATCCTAACGCGGCTTCTCGAGATACTGCGCCATCGTTCTGAGCTgggcctttttctttttgtcttgggTGCTTTTCTTTCATCTGAGATCTGGACCCTTCAGCAGTGGCCTTTTCTTTGCCAGTCCCTACGTCTTTGGATTTGGATGTTGGTTCGACATCGTCCCCATCACTTCGTTCAGAGCTGTCGGTATCATCGGATGACCGCCGAATTCTTGCCTGACCAAGGAACCCTGGGGGCAGACCGTCGGTCTTTTCCTCTCCCTCGTTGAAGAGTTTTCCAAGCGATAGCCTCCGCACGATAGACTTCACGTCCTCCACGACATTCTTGTCACCAGGGAGGATGGTAACCTCGCCGATCCGGTCCGTCAGGTCTCGAATACTTTTCACAATAGTGTCGCCGGCGTTCGAGATAAGCACCGTTGTCGTTGGCAGAGCTAAGAGTGaccaaaacacaaaaaaCGACCTTCCGGGATTTGAGATGGGCGTCACGTCGCCGTAGCCTATGGTTGTCAAGCTGACAAAGGCAAAGTAAACCCCATCGAAATAGCCCCATCCCTGGTAAGGTGCCTCGCATGCCTGGAAAATATAGGCCCCAAGAAGCCAAAGCACAATCCATGTGGTTGAGGAGAGGGCCATGGCAACCCAACGTCTCCGATTGGCTGCATGTGCCTGGATCTGTCTCATCAGTTGGAACTCTTTCTGTCTTCGTGCGATTTCTGCTGGATTGCTGGGGTCATGCGAGTGCTCAGTCTGCTCTTCGGTCCCATTCCTAACAGGCGCGAGTATATCGACCTGGCCTTTCTTGGTAAGACGCTTGACGGTGTgccttctctttttctcgaTCATACGCGCGTTGATCATCCTTCTTCCACGCTCTAGCACCAAGCTCCGAATTGATCCGATGACGAGACCTAGGCTTATGATTCCAACCAGGGCATAAGGGAACAATAGTCCTCGACCCAGCGGTGTCGCTGCTCCCAtatccccgaacccaacagTGAACAAGGTCACATCGGCCCAGTAAACGGCATCGAGATACGCCCATCCCTCAATGGAGGAGAAGATTAGTGCTCCGACGAGTAGATACATGAGGAACATGATTGTTTGCAGCATCAAGGTACGCTGGCTCGCCGTAAGCTGAAAGTCGCGGTCGTAGCGGCCGATGTGAGCCCCGTACGCGGTGACGACCAGAAGCGTGGCCACGATGAAGTAAAGCAAGGCAGCATAAATGCCATAGAAAAAGGCCTGTGACCATATGTACTCTTCCGCAGGCTGGAGGACTAATGGCCCTGCAGCCGTCGCAGCGAGACATATGAGGCAAATAGACGAGAGATACCTATGCGTCGAACACTTGTTTGTCAGGCTCAAGAAGCATTAGCAAACCAGACCAGGAGGCGTACCATCCCACAATAGTTACCGGCATGGCTATGGTGAACCTTATACGCCGGGCCATGTTCAGCAACAGGAACAAGTTGGCCACTATTGCAACCGCCAGCTGAACAGCGTTCACTGCGATCAGATATGTCGGGTCTTGGACAAACTCGGCTTGGCTGATGTTGGTTCCTGGCGGCACGTGCTGCCTCCAAGGTCGAACCAAGGCGCATATACTGAAGGCCGACGCAACAGGACCTAGGGTGCCAGCCATCATGGGGAATGCAGATGATGCGAACCACCATCTTGTCGGGTCGAGGTGAGCCTGAGTCTCGTGAATTGGCTGAAGTACCTCGGGCGCTTCACCTCCGTGGTCGGTTACACTCTGCCTGTCTTTTTCAGCAGCTCGTGCATGGCGCTCGATACAGTCTCCACCGGCGTCATCCATGATTCCCGTTGAGAGCAATCAGCTCGGTTGATCAAGGAGGGCAGTTTGTTGGATAAGTATCCATCAGTCTTTGGATTCTTGTAAACGAACGGCGTAACTGCTTAACCGAAGTTTGCATCTCTGCATAGAAGTTATTGTCTTTGGTTTTCGTGGAGAGTAGATCTCCTTTcacaacaaaaaacaaacaaagaaagaaTCGTCATCATTGATTAGAGCTGGATATCAAGGACACCGCGGCTTGATGGATGGCGAATGACCGTGTCCGTGTGGACCTCTCATTTTGCGACCAGTCCAATAGGAGCTAGCTATTCCTTGATTGTCGCAGGGATACGGTAATATAATCGCATATATGCTTTAATTATATCATGATTAATTGCTTGAACTGCTGTCGTGGACAGTTATTTCACGTAAAGGACCTCGAGCGTGAGAGCAAGTGAAGGAAACAAGGAGAAAACAGATACCAATTTTCTAGCCTAGGATTCAATCATTGTCCCTTCCGCAGGAAACGCAAGTACACACATAGTAAACAGAGAGTATTTGGCAATGACGTCAGCTCACGTGATCGGGGTGTTTTTGCCAATTCTGATTCGTATTGCAACCAAAGATTGATTGCCTTCACTTGTctctgcctacctaggtatctctGTATCGCGAACGAAGAGACCACTATTTCTGGTAACTACAGCCACTCTTCAAGCCCATCCTAACCAGTCGCTCCTTTCAATAACGGGCGCTCGAGCTTGGAACTTTAATTTCTGAAAATTCGTTCAATTAATTATCTCTTATTCTTCACTTGGGCTGAGCCCGTGCGCTGTGACAATTAACACAGTCGACTTTTTATGAAATAATTTTGAGGCTTTGTCACCGGTAATATACTATTCAAAAAGTTGATACTACAGATACAAGTGGATGCTATACACATTAATGCTTGAGATCCCTTACCACAATGCCAAGATGGCATACCCGCCTTCCGTTGGCTTTGCGCCCCATTCGGGCCGGTAGTTGGTGCCGAACATTTGCATCCGGATCCAATTGTCCTCGTCACGAGCAAATCTCCGTCCGCTGTGGCTCGTCTGGTCATATCGCGGTCGACTTGCACAATCACCTCTACCACCCCCCTACTGCACCTCTGGTGATTTACCTTCCATCATTCTCCAGGCAGCCACACCTCTCACCTCCCCTCCCGGAATTCATCAAACGATATCCGACGGCAGTCATCAACTACCGATGGCCAGAGGACTCCATTCTTTTAGACCTCGTGCCTGCTGGCCAAAACTCCCAGCCTGAGGATGACAGCATCGTTCCAACAAACCCACTCCATTGGCCCACGCCCATCCATGACACCCTCTTTGGCTATTCTTGGATCACGGACAACCTGGTCCCTCCAGACTCTCAGCGCCGAGATATATACGTCGTCGGTTCCTATCTCGGCGCCTCGCTGGCCGCCTCCCTAGCTCTCACAGAGTCGCACACGCACGAGCGTATGGCTGTCCGCGGTGTGGCATTGTACAATGGCATTTACGACTGGACGGCCTTTCTTCCGCCGCAGAATAACAACCCCAGCACGGACGCTCTCGCCGCCATGAAATCTCTACTCGAGCTTCCAGACGATGATGCCGAGGGCTCCGCGATGCACTACCTCCGCCAGCTGGTCCCTACGCTCTTCAAGACGCCTTCAAACCTATTTGACCCATTCGCAAGCGCTGTGCTATTCTTCCGCAGCACGGGTCTGCTGGTTCCATCATCGTTTGAGCCGTCGGGATCCACCATCCCACCAGAACTTGAGCGCGCGATCGCTGAACTGTCATTGGATGAGGCCTCCACTCCCGTCCCGGGCAGTCCCGAGGCCGCCAGGCTCGAAGTGGCGTTCAAGGCTCCGAGGAAGGGGTATATGGCTTTTCCTCCACGCCAGTCCATGCTGCGGATCCCTGAGGCGTTGATACTGCACGAGACAGGGACTGTGCAGCCTGGGCGTGGGAGAGGGAGGAAGCGGAGCACGGCATCCCGCAATAACTTTGCATCGCAGGCCAAAGAGCTGGCCAGGGTGATGCGGAGGAGCATCAGCTTGTATGAGATGCGAGAGCGAATGAGGTTGGATGATATTGATGAAGGCGCTGGTGCCGAGGCTGAGCGACGGGTGCAGCTACGTGATCTCGGGACAGAGGATGTTGCTGAGGACGCACTGGGGCCTGCCGTAGAGGAGTGGCTCGAGGAGAAAATGAATGCGTGTGACGTGACAGCGTAGCGGTTAACAAGCTGTATATAGTTTTATAAAGCTCGGTAGGACCACTAATAAGCACTGGGTTCCCTGCATACCATCGAATGATATCTTACAGTTCCAATTGCTACAATTACAAGCATACTTTATGTTGATGCAATCTGAGCCTCAGTTTAAACGGTCGCAGATTGAGCCTACAGTAGTATCTACCAAATAGCAGGAGACTCACTATGAAAGCCTAGTAATAGTGACCATTCGAGTATAATATTGTACAAGGATTATGAAGGGGAGGGATTGTTTGCACGATATTAACCACTCTTCATACCCACCTAGTTTGACAGTAAGTTCCGCCAATCGCCACAGTCGACAATACAGGCTGCTAGTCGCCATTTCCAAAGACCAACAAAATAGGATTCTTGATTGAGCACATCGTTGATGTACTCAAGCCGAAACgagaaaaaaatcaaaaagaTCGGAAAAATGAATTTCTCCCCCGAACCGGAGTCGAGCCGGTGACCTTCTGATTACAACTTGACAGATTACAGTCAGACGTGATGAACCAACTACACCATCAGGGGTTTAAACTTGAGGACTCGAGCCTGTTGTGGAAACTATGTAGCCTCAGAAAGCGGGGTCGTGTCTCCGGATAAACACATTTTAATCACGCACCATTTGTCGTGACGTATGGGCAAGTGCTGATTCTGATGTAGACTCTTGCAAATACGTGTGTAGCTAGCTGTACAGGTTTGTCTTGTAGCGAGCGATACATCAGACACGACAACAGACATGATCCAAAGAGATAACCAAGAGCTAGAGGAAGAAAAGACAAGAGGGGAAGATTTGCCTGGGATTTCAATTGCTTCCCAAGCTTATGAAATTCACAAGTTCGCTGATTTTATTTGATTGGTAGCTTTCTATTATCGGGTTTACTTTTCAAGAATGCAACCAGGCGCCTTCCTTACATATCTACCGTTGCAGCAGATCTAACCTAGCCAATACATGAGATATCATTGCTCGTCTGATATGTAAATATAGTTCGCTCATTTATTTATCTGCCATCCTACCTTTCCCACACCCGACTTGGATACATCTCCCACCCCTCTAATCCCACCACACAACCCCTAAGACCAAAGAAAGACCAACAATGCCCACTCCCCAAACCCAAACAATCCCAACACCCTGGTGCCCCATCTCCGCAACCATCCTCCAACCCGACCCCACCACCACACCTCCTCACCCAACCGACCTgaccctcctcctcctccacggAAACTCCTCCAGCTCCCTCGCCTTCACCCACATCCTCTCCCGCCCTCCACCACCAGGCGTATCCCGCGTCGTCGCCCTCGACTACCCAGGCCACGGCCGATCCGGCAACGCCACCGCCGAGCACCAGCGCGTCTACACCCAACCGGGCTACGCCGCCGTGGCCGCCCACGCGCTGGCCGCCCTGAACATCCGCGGCCGCGTCGCCGTGCTCGGTTGGAGCCTGGGCGGCCACGTCGCCATCGAGCTGATCCCGCTGCTGGCGCCGTCCAGCCTGGCCGACCGCGCCGCCAGCCTCGGCACGGGACCTCTACCCGGCACATCCCCCGCCCCGTCACCGCCGCCCACCAGCGAGATCGCCATCGCGGGCATCATGCTGGTGGGGACGCCGCCGCTCGGCAACGCGGCGCAGTTCAAAGCGGGCTTCTCGCCGGGTGCCGGGGAGTGCGCATCTGCGCGGGAGAGCCGGAGGGGCGAGGTTGGTCGGGGCGGGCGGGACGCGCTGAGCGAGATTTCCTTCTTTGCgctggcggccgaggagctgaCGGACGAGATGGTGGAGACGCTGACGGTGGCGGGCCACGGGCCGCCGCGGGAGCAGTGGATGGCGGACGGGGCGCGGCGGACCGACGGGCGGGCGAGGCGCGTCATGGCGGAGAACGCCTTCGCTGGAGAGCTGTCGGACCAGGTCGGCATCGTCGGGGCGAGCGACGTGCTGTGCGCCGTGGTCAACGGGGCCGAGGAGCCGTTTGTCAACCTGGACTATGTGGATGGTATCCGCTTCAGGAATCTGTGGAAGGGCGAGTGCCACCGGATTCCTGGCTTGGGCCATGCTCCGTTCTGGGAAGCCCCTGATTTGTTTTGGGACGGGTATTTGACGCCTTTTCTTGCGGACTGTGATGCAGCGCAAGCATATTCACTCTAAAGGACACTTGTGACAAACGGgccgaaaacaaaaaaagcatgATAGGCATCGTTACTATTAAAACAATGTATCCTTGGTTTATGTACCAAGGGTGTTGTGGTCAAATGCCAaataaaagagagagaaaagaaagtccGTTCAGGACGCAGCAGACAAAAGAAAGTCCCTCCACGCTCGATGAATTCAGATTTTATCATCATTAATCTCAGAAGAGATCACCACCACTCTGTCACTGCTAGCATCATCCCCAGCCCGCTCCTCTTCCTGTCTCTCCGCTTCGGCCACTTCCACCATGCTCGGCCTGAATCCGAAAATCCACAGCCGTGATCGCAGCAGAAGCGAACTCATAACGACGCTGATGCTGCTCAAGGCcatcgccaacgccgcccacACTGGGTCAA
Proteins encoded in this region:
- a CDS encoding alpha/beta hydrolase; this translates as MPTPQTQTIPTPWCPISATILQPDPTTTPPHPTDLTLLLLHGNSSSSLAFTHILSRPPPPGVSRVVALDYPGHGRSGNATAEHQRVYTQPGYAAVAAHALAALNIRGRVAVLGWSLGGHVAIELIPLLAPSSLADRAASLGTGPLPGTSPAPSPPPTSEIAIAGIMLVGTPPLGNAAQFKAGFSPGAGECASARESRRGEVGRGGRDALSEISFFALAAEELTDEMVETLTVAGHGPPREQWMADGARRTDGRARRVMAENAFAGELSDQVGIVGASDVLCAVVNGAEEPFVNLDYVDGIRFRNLWKGECHRIPGLGHAPFWEAPDLFWDGYLTPFLADCDAAQAYSL